A DNA window from Streptomyces sp. CA-278952 contains the following coding sequences:
- a CDS encoding ABC transporter ATP-binding protein, with translation MSPSPSPTNDTAQRTGRLAARSLTLAYEDRTVVHELDLTVPDGQVTVIVGPNACGKSTTLRALGRLLKPRGGAVLLDGTELARIPTKQIARSIGLLPQTPVAPEAITVSDLVARGRQPHQSWWQQWSDEDERAVTDAMARTDVTALADRSVDELSGGQRQRVWIAMALAQETDLLLLDEPTTYLDIAHQVEVLDLVRQLASPAADGTRGRTVVTVLHDLNQAARYADRLVAMKEGRIVAEGRPGDVVTAGLVAEVFGLEAVIVPDPVTGSPLVVPSAPWAPSPLVSPSQKGL, from the coding sequence ATGAGTCCGAGCCCGAGCCCGACGAACGACACGGCGCAGCGGACCGGCAGGCTCGCCGCGCGCTCCTTGACCCTCGCGTACGAGGACCGCACCGTGGTCCACGAACTCGACCTCACCGTGCCCGACGGGCAGGTCACCGTCATCGTCGGCCCGAACGCCTGCGGCAAGTCGACCACCCTGCGGGCGCTCGGCCGGCTGCTGAAGCCGCGCGGCGGGGCGGTCCTGCTGGACGGTACGGAGCTGGCGCGGATTCCCACGAAGCAGATCGCCCGGTCCATCGGGCTGCTCCCGCAGACCCCGGTCGCGCCCGAGGCGATCACCGTCTCCGACCTGGTCGCGCGGGGCCGTCAGCCGCACCAGAGCTGGTGGCAGCAGTGGTCGGACGAGGACGAGCGGGCGGTGACCGACGCGATGGCCCGTACCGACGTCACGGCGCTGGCCGACCGGTCGGTGGACGAGCTGTCGGGCGGTCAGCGCCAGCGGGTGTGGATCGCGATGGCGCTGGCCCAGGAGACGGACCTGCTGCTGCTCGACGAGCCGACGACGTATCTCGACATCGCTCACCAGGTGGAGGTCCTCGACCTGGTACGCCAGTTGGCTTCCCCTGCCGCCGACGGAACCCGGGGCCGCACGGTCGTCACCGTCCTCCATGACCTCAACCAGGCAGCCCGTTACGCGGACCGCCTGGTCGCCATGAAGGAGGGCCGGATCGTCGCCGAGGGCCGGCCCGGGGACGTCGTCACCGCCGGGCTCGTCGCCGAGGTCTTCGGCCTGGAGGCGGTGATCGTCCCGGACCCGGTGACGGGTTCGCCACTCGTCGTCCCCAGCGCTCCCTGGGCCCCGTCCCCGCTGGTTTCCCCCTCCCAGAAAGGTCTGTGA
- a CDS encoding ABC transporter substrate-binding protein: MTPLLRDRRRTLVAGSLAVTAALTLAGCGSSDPAADSSSGSPAKTRTVSTANGDVDVPASPKRVVVLDSGELDSAITLGVRPVGATHSASEDAFPSYLPASETKDITPVGEIANANLESVAALEPDLILTSKVRDGERYEELSKIAPTVMTEATGSAWKENFQVHAEALGKQAEAEKILATYDTQVAKVTEALGGKEKAAATDVNFVRFVEGAEIRIYGKQNYIGSILADIGTGRPAITDKAKDGFSYDVSPEKIDLADADVIFTSTYGDPGKAGTTKTMNSGLWKGLKAAKNDKVFKVDDRLWIAGIGYTAAGKILEEFETSMTK, translated from the coding sequence ATGACTCCCCTCCTCCGCGACCGCCGCCGCACCCTCGTCGCCGGCTCCCTCGCCGTGACCGCCGCGCTCACCCTCGCCGGGTGCGGCTCCTCCGACCCGGCGGCGGACTCCTCCTCCGGCTCCCCGGCGAAGACCCGCACCGTCTCCACCGCGAACGGGGACGTCGACGTGCCCGCGTCACCGAAGCGGGTCGTCGTCCTGGACTCCGGCGAGCTGGACTCCGCGATCACCCTCGGCGTCCGGCCGGTCGGCGCGACGCACTCGGCGTCCGAGGACGCCTTCCCCTCCTACCTCCCCGCGAGCGAGACGAAGGACATCACCCCGGTCGGCGAGATCGCCAACGCGAACCTGGAGTCCGTCGCCGCGCTCGAGCCGGACCTGATCCTCACCAGCAAGGTCCGTGACGGGGAGCGCTACGAGGAGCTCAGCAAGATCGCCCCGACCGTGATGACGGAGGCGACCGGCAGCGCCTGGAAGGAGAACTTCCAGGTACACGCGGAGGCGCTCGGCAAGCAGGCCGAGGCGGAGAAGATCCTCGCCACGTACGACACCCAGGTGGCGAAGGTGACGGAGGCGCTTGGCGGCAAGGAAAAGGCGGCCGCGACGGACGTCAACTTCGTCCGCTTCGTCGAGGGCGCCGAGATCCGCATCTACGGCAAGCAGAACTACATCGGCTCGATCCTCGCCGACATCGGCACCGGCCGCCCCGCGATCACCGACAAGGCGAAGGACGGGTTCTCGTACGACGTGTCGCCCGAGAAGATCGACCTCGCGGACGCGGACGTCATCTTCACGTCGACGTACGGCGACCCGGGCAAGGCCGGAACGACGAAGACGATGAACAGCGGCCTGTGGAAGGGGCTGAAGGCGGCCAAGAACGACAAGGTCTTCAAGGTCGACGACCGGCTGTGGATCGCGGGCATCGGCTACACGGCCGCCGGCAAGATCCTGGAGGAGTTCGAGACCAGCATGACGAAGTAG